The following proteins come from a genomic window of Pyxidicoccus sp. MSG2:
- the plsY gene encoding glycerol-3-phosphate 1-O-acyltransferase PlsY: protein MPYALVVLGYLAGSIPFGVLLTRWLRGVDVRQKGSGNIGATNVTRVAGKKLGAVVLLLDALKGALPVALALRLLPGQPTLHVLVGLSAVLGHVYPVWLKLHGGKGVATALGVLVVLVPFAALAAALVYALILAVWRVSSLGSLAAGATAVGTSAFTAREVEYAGLSAVLFLLMLWTHRGNIDRLVRRTERRF from the coding sequence GTGCCATACGCGCTCGTCGTGCTGGGCTACCTCGCCGGCTCCATTCCCTTCGGTGTGCTGCTGACGCGGTGGCTGCGTGGCGTGGACGTGCGCCAGAAGGGCAGCGGCAACATCGGCGCCACCAACGTCACCCGCGTGGCGGGCAAGAAGCTGGGCGCCGTGGTGCTGCTGCTGGACGCCCTCAAGGGCGCGCTCCCCGTGGCATTGGCGCTGCGGCTGTTGCCGGGACAGCCCACGCTGCACGTGCTGGTGGGCCTGTCCGCGGTGCTGGGCCACGTCTACCCGGTGTGGCTGAAGCTGCACGGCGGCAAGGGCGTGGCCACCGCGCTGGGCGTGCTGGTGGTGCTGGTGCCCTTCGCGGCGCTGGCCGCCGCACTGGTGTACGCCCTCATCCTCGCGGTGTGGCGCGTCAGCTCGCTCGGCTCGCTGGCCGCGGGGGCCACGGCGGTGGGCACGTCGGCCTTCACCGCCCGGGAGGTGGAGTACGCCGGCCTCTCAGCCGTTCTCTTCCTCCTCATGCTGTGGACGCACCGGGGCAACATC
- a CDS encoding DUF2752 domain-containing protein, which translates to MKVLIPPRNRSFGTVDALGIAGIVGLLVARYIPVARLIPFWGCVLRERTGWPCLGCGLTRVADRVAHFNFAGAWEANPLGTVAALLFALAAVVMVLHLVFAMPIPEIQLSPREWNVVRVALPMLLVVNYAYVVVKTRFPHLLL; encoded by the coding sequence ATGAAGGTCCTCATCCCCCCACGCAACCGCAGCTTCGGCACCGTGGATGCCCTGGGCATCGCCGGCATCGTCGGGCTGCTCGTGGCCCGCTACATCCCGGTGGCGCGCCTCATCCCCTTCTGGGGATGCGTGCTGCGCGAGCGGACGGGCTGGCCCTGCCTCGGCTGCGGGCTGACGCGGGTGGCGGACCGGGTGGCGCACTTCAACTTCGCCGGCGCTTGGGAGGCCAACCCCCTGGGGACGGTGGCCGCCCTCCTGTTCGCCCTGGCGGCGGTGGTCATGGTGCTGCACCTGGTCTTCGCCATGCCCATTCCAGAAATCCAGCTCTCCCCCCGGGAGTGGAACGTGGTGCGGGTGGCGCTGCCCATGCTCCTCGTCGTCAACTACGCCTACGTGGTGGTGAAGACGCGCTTCCCCCACCTGCTGCTGTAG
- a CDS encoding DUF4920 domain-containing protein → MNSLRTSLMLLVAVPLVALAGDKTPAKAPKAAEGDCHHPAKVEAPAAAPASQDGWKLTRGEPIKGTQAVKLADVLAKPQAHDGKTVLVEGTVRKACERKGCWMELAADTQDKSPGVRVTFKDYGFFVPLDSAGSKARVEGVVKVAELSDGNAQHYESEGAIVPRGADGKPREVQLVATGVELRR, encoded by the coding sequence ATGAACTCGCTCCGCACGTCCCTGATGCTGCTGGTCGCCGTTCCCCTGGTCGCGCTCGCGGGTGACAAGACGCCCGCCAAGGCCCCCAAGGCCGCCGAGGGCGACTGTCACCACCCCGCCAAGGTCGAGGCACCGGCCGCCGCGCCCGCCTCCCAGGACGGCTGGAAGCTCACCCGGGGCGAGCCCATCAAGGGCACCCAGGCGGTAAAGCTGGCGGACGTGCTCGCGAAGCCCCAGGCGCACGACGGGAAGACGGTCCTGGTGGAGGGCACCGTGCGCAAGGCGTGCGAGCGCAAGGGCTGCTGGATGGAGCTGGCGGCGGACACCCAGGACAAGAGCCCGGGCGTCCGGGTGACGTTCAAGGACTACGGCTTCTTCGTCCCGCTGGACTCGGCCGGCTCGAAGGCGCGCGTGGAGGGCGTGGTGAAGGTCGCCGAGCTGAGCGACGGCAACGCGCAGCACTACGAGTCCGAGGGCGCCATCGTCCCCCGCGGCGCGGACGGCAAGCCGCGCGAGGTGCAGCTGGTGGCCACGGGCGTCGAGCTGCGCCGCTGA
- a CDS encoding radical SAM protein yields MEGRYSLIEHVSSLLADEQGTLYKAAPYRVALCYPSPYHVGMSSLGYQAIYRELHEHPGATAERVFLPDDVEAFKRTRTPLFTWESQNPVSSFDMLAFSVAYELEVTGLFSLLELAGLPLLAEERRDGGYPLIVAGGPLTFSNPDPLEPFVDVLVQGEAEDLIHVLVDAAASIDDRDALLAHLARIPGFRVPGRGGARYYVAKATDARLPARTQIVTPHTELRSMFLIEPERGCSRGCHYCVMRRTTNGGMRTVPPERVLSLIPETAKRVGLVGAAVTDHPRIVELLRTIVDSGREVGVSSLRADRLTQELVDQLRRGGATNLTVAADGASQRMRDLVDRKHSEEQIVRAANFAKTAGMKQLKVYNVVGLPFEGDEDIDELIRFTAELSRILPVALGVAPFVAKRNTPLDGAPFAGIREVENRLERLRKGLRGRAEVRPTSARWAWVEYMLAQCGPEGGLAAMDAWRAGGSFAAWKRAFEARGCEPYLARRVEDGRRNPVVWPTVPKVAPPEVTPPASAA; encoded by the coding sequence TTGGAGGGTCGTTACTCACTGATTGAGCACGTCAGCTCGCTGCTGGCGGACGAGCAGGGCACGCTCTACAAGGCGGCGCCCTACCGGGTGGCCCTCTGCTATCCAAGCCCCTACCACGTGGGCATGAGCTCGCTCGGCTACCAGGCCATCTACCGGGAGCTGCATGAGCACCCCGGGGCCACCGCCGAGCGCGTCTTCCTCCCGGACGACGTGGAGGCCTTCAAGCGTACGCGCACCCCTCTGTTCACCTGGGAGTCGCAAAACCCCGTCTCCAGCTTCGACATGCTGGCCTTCTCCGTGGCCTACGAGCTGGAGGTGACGGGCCTGTTCTCGCTGCTGGAGCTGGCGGGCCTGCCCCTGCTGGCCGAGGAGCGCCGCGACGGCGGCTACCCGCTCATCGTTGCTGGCGGGCCGCTGACATTCTCCAATCCCGACCCGCTCGAGCCCTTCGTGGACGTGCTCGTCCAGGGCGAGGCCGAGGACCTCATCCACGTCCTGGTGGACGCGGCGGCCTCCATCGACGACCGGGACGCGTTGCTGGCGCACCTGGCGCGCATCCCCGGCTTCCGGGTACCCGGACGCGGTGGGGCGCGGTACTACGTCGCCAAGGCGACGGACGCCCGGCTGCCCGCCCGCACGCAGATTGTCACGCCCCACACCGAACTGCGCTCCATGTTCCTCATCGAGCCGGAGCGGGGCTGCTCCCGGGGCTGCCATTACTGCGTCATGCGCCGCACCACCAACGGGGGCATGCGGACGGTGCCGCCGGAGCGGGTGCTGTCCCTCATCCCGGAGACGGCGAAGCGGGTGGGTCTCGTGGGCGCCGCGGTGACGGATCATCCGCGCATCGTGGAGCTGCTGCGCACCATCGTCGACTCGGGCCGTGAGGTGGGCGTGTCCTCGCTGCGGGCGGATCGGCTGACACAGGAGTTGGTGGATCAGCTCCGGCGCGGCGGGGCGACCAACCTCACGGTGGCAGCGGACGGGGCCTCGCAGCGGATGCGGGACCTGGTGGACCGCAAGCACTCGGAAGAGCAGATTGTCCGGGCCGCCAACTTCGCCAAGACGGCGGGGATGAAGCAGCTCAAGGTCTACAACGTGGTGGGCCTGCCCTTCGAGGGCGACGAGGACATCGACGAGCTGATCCGCTTCACCGCGGAGCTGTCGCGCATCCTCCCGGTGGCGCTGGGCGTGGCCCCCTTCGTGGCCAAGCGGAACACGCCGCTGGACGGGGCGCCCTTCGCGGGCATCCGCGAGGTGGAGAACCGGCTGGAGCGCCTGCGCAAGGGCTTGCGGGGGCGCGCCGAGGTGCGTCCCACCTCCGCGCGCTGGGCGTGGGTGGAGTACATGCTGGCCCAGTGCGGCCCGGAAGGCGGGCTGGCGGCCATGGACGCCTGGCGCGCCGGGGGCAGCTTCGCGGCCTGGAAGCGCGCCTTCGAGGCGCGGGGCTGCGAGCCGTACCTCGCCCGCCGGGTGGAAGATGGGCGGCGCAACCCCGTGGTGTGGCCCACCGTCCCCAAGGTGGCGCCCCCGGAAGTCACCCCGCCGGCGTCCGCCGCCTGA
- a CDS encoding TonB-dependent receptor, with protein MHLNRVLRETGVVLAAGLLYGSAAFAQSSTMIGTIIDAQSRQPVPDVVVTATSPNLQGEQTVVSDAQGNYRIPQLPPGVYTLRFEKEQFRPYARADVQLRLNRTIRVNVELLPESLGEVVEITGTPPTIDVGSTTTGVNVDQEFIKRIAVARPGGKGGAARSFESLAELAPGAQTDNYGVSINGATSPENGYVVDGLSTNDPAYGVNASPLSIEFVQDVNIITGGYMPEFGRSTGGVINAVTRSGSNEFHGSVFANWTPGTLEGDRKLVREEGTVITGLNELQNLGDFGATLGGPILKDKLWFFAGFAPSFTRYQHTRALNALQIDTAKNDYAKDENGFTIANLIPGSERQYYADSRSVQFMGKLTYLINQDHNVSFALNGTPSTTGGTGKLSLDPRTGLLPGALTSRPGDFGLTEANNNTTSLGMKYAGAFMDKKVLVDANLGWFHQTASTLPADGSKLGSSEGLAGYSRMNYTRARSLTVFEGLPEGQEGACDPYTYTDADGAHSLARCPVTGYAVGGPGFMSDAKLDRYQINAKATYLLNAIGTHVLKAGVDTEFLVYDQTKAYGGGVFYQEGAVGRLSDFRRYGYQTGPDTPITQLTQQSKSTGTTVGGFVQDSWSIANRVTLNLGVRYDVQAMYGGNGDLALILGNQWSPRVGAILDPFANGRAKFFVNFARYYEAVPLNLLDRSFPPERRIGATRRMAEPGSGAAGCDPSSRESQGTACQSTDNVVPIAETSRNPNRLYTGGKTESTPVDPDIEPQSSDEVVVGGEYEVLANTRVGASYTHRDMNSVIEDMSRDDGNTYFLGNPGSGFAKEFPKPERNYDAVTLYLNRTFADGWLAQGSYTWSRLYGNYPGLFRPETAQLDPNILSDFDLVSLLENRTGLLPFDRTHAIKVFGAKEFNVTSALSASIGVSYRGNSGTPINYFGAHAAYGTDESFILPRGAGGRTPWINTIDSNIGVNYRVSKDSVVSFTLDVFNLFNFQGVDLVDQTYTTLFAKPIPNGKPGDIANPVGVVGWQEGGEREDDPATDDVDESQFGTVDGDVNKNFKNPTRYQPPRQVRFGIRYTF; from the coding sequence ATGCACTTGAACCGAGTGCTCCGGGAAACCGGAGTTGTCCTGGCCGCAGGTCTGCTTTACGGATCGGCGGCTTTCGCGCAGTCGAGCACGATGATCGGAACGATCATCGACGCTCAGAGCCGGCAGCCTGTTCCTGACGTCGTTGTCACCGCGACCTCGCCCAACCTTCAGGGTGAGCAGACCGTGGTTTCCGACGCACAGGGCAACTACCGTATTCCCCAGCTTCCGCCGGGTGTGTACACCCTGCGGTTCGAGAAGGAGCAGTTCCGGCCCTACGCCCGGGCCGATGTCCAGTTGCGCCTCAACCGCACCATCCGCGTGAACGTGGAGCTGCTCCCCGAGTCGCTCGGTGAGGTGGTGGAGATCACCGGTACCCCGCCGACGATCGACGTGGGCTCCACGACCACGGGCGTCAACGTGGATCAGGAGTTCATCAAGCGCATCGCGGTGGCCCGTCCGGGTGGCAAGGGCGGCGCTGCTCGCTCCTTCGAGTCCCTGGCCGAGCTGGCGCCTGGCGCCCAGACGGACAACTACGGCGTGTCCATCAACGGCGCGACCTCGCCTGAGAACGGCTACGTGGTGGACGGTCTGTCCACCAACGACCCGGCCTACGGCGTGAACGCCAGCCCGCTGTCCATCGAGTTCGTGCAGGACGTGAACATCATCACCGGCGGTTACATGCCGGAGTTCGGTCGCTCCACGGGCGGTGTGATCAACGCGGTGACCCGCTCGGGCTCGAACGAGTTCCACGGCTCCGTGTTCGCCAACTGGACCCCGGGCACCCTCGAGGGTGACCGCAAGCTGGTCCGCGAGGAAGGCACGGTCATCACCGGGCTCAACGAGCTGCAGAACCTCGGTGACTTCGGCGCCACCCTCGGTGGTCCCATCCTCAAGGACAAGCTGTGGTTCTTCGCCGGTTTCGCGCCGTCGTTCACGCGCTACCAGCACACGCGCGCGCTCAACGCCCTGCAGATCGACACGGCGAAGAACGACTACGCGAAGGACGAGAACGGCTTCACGATCGCCAACCTCATCCCCGGCTCGGAGCGTCAGTACTACGCTGACTCCCGCTCCGTGCAGTTCATGGGCAAGCTGACGTACCTGATCAACCAGGATCACAACGTCTCCTTCGCCCTGAACGGCACCCCGTCCACGACGGGTGGCACGGGCAAGCTGTCGCTGGATCCCCGCACGGGCCTGCTGCCGGGCGCCCTGACGTCGCGTCCTGGCGACTTCGGCCTGACCGAGGCGAACAACAACACCACGTCGCTCGGCATGAAGTACGCCGGTGCGTTCATGGACAAGAAGGTCCTGGTCGACGCCAACCTCGGTTGGTTCCACCAGACCGCCTCCACCCTGCCCGCGGACGGCAGCAAGCTGGGCAGCAGCGAGGGCCTGGCGGGCTACTCCCGCATGAACTACACCCGCGCTCGCTCGCTGACGGTGTTCGAGGGTCTGCCCGAGGGGCAGGAGGGTGCCTGCGATCCGTACACCTACACGGACGCGGACGGTGCGCACTCGCTGGCGCGCTGCCCGGTCACCGGCTACGCGGTGGGCGGCCCCGGCTTCATGAGCGACGCGAAGCTGGACCGTTACCAGATCAACGCGAAGGCCACCTACCTGCTGAACGCCATCGGCACCCACGTGCTGAAGGCTGGCGTGGACACCGAGTTCCTGGTGTACGACCAGACGAAGGCGTACGGCGGCGGCGTGTTCTACCAGGAGGGTGCTGTTGGCCGACTCAGCGACTTCCGTCGCTACGGCTACCAGACGGGCCCTGACACGCCCATCACCCAGCTGACCCAGCAGTCGAAGTCCACCGGCACCACGGTGGGCGGCTTCGTGCAGGACTCCTGGTCCATCGCGAACCGCGTCACGCTGAACCTCGGCGTGCGCTACGACGTGCAGGCCATGTACGGCGGCAACGGCGACCTCGCCCTCATCCTGGGCAACCAGTGGTCGCCTCGCGTGGGCGCCATCCTCGACCCGTTCGCCAACGGCCGCGCCAAGTTCTTCGTGAACTTCGCCCGTTACTACGAGGCCGTTCCGCTCAACCTGCTCGACCGCAGCTTCCCGCCCGAGCGCCGCATCGGCGCGACCCGCCGGATGGCGGAGCCGGGCAGCGGCGCGGCGGGATGCGACCCGTCCAGCCGTGAGAGCCAGGGCACTGCCTGCCAGTCCACGGACAACGTCGTCCCCATCGCGGAGACCAGCCGCAATCCGAACCGCCTGTACACGGGCGGCAAGACGGAGAGCACGCCGGTCGACCCGGACATCGAGCCGCAGTCCTCTGACGAAGTCGTCGTGGGCGGCGAGTACGAGGTCCTGGCCAACACCCGCGTGGGCGCCAGCTACACGCACCGCGACATGAACTCGGTCATCGAGGACATGAGCCGCGACGACGGCAACACGTACTTCCTCGGCAACCCGGGCTCGGGCTTCGCCAAGGAGTTCCCGAAGCCGGAGCGCAACTACGACGCCGTCACCCTCTACCTGAACCGCACGTTCGCGGACGGGTGGCTCGCCCAGGGTAGCTACACCTGGTCGCGTCTGTACGGTAACTACCCCGGTCTGTTCCGCCCGGAGACGGCCCAGCTCGATCCGAACATCCTCTCGGACTTCGACCTCGTCAGCCTCCTGGAGAACCGCACGGGTCTGCTGCCCTTCGACCGTACGCACGCCATCAAGGTGTTCGGCGCGAAGGAGTTCAACGTCACGAGCGCGCTGTCCGCGAGCATCGGCGTGTCGTACCGCGGTAACTCGGGTACGCCGATCAACTACTTCGGCGCGCATGCCGCTTACGGTACGGATGAGTCCTTCATCCTTCCCCGTGGCGCCGGTGGCCGTACGCCGTGGATCAACACCATCGACTCCAACATTGGTGTGAACTACCGCGTCAGCAAGGACAGCGTCGTCTCCTTCACCCTGGACGTGTTCAACCTCTTCAACTTCCAGGGCGTTGACCTCGTGGACCAGACCTACACCACCCTCTTCGCGAAGCCGATTCCCAACGGCAAGCCGGGCGACATCGCGAACCCGGTGGGCGTGGTGGGCTGGCAGGAGGGTGGCGAGCGTGAGGACGACCCGGCCACGGACGACGTCGACGAGTCGCAGTTCGGCACCGTGGACGGCGACGTGAACAAGAACTTCAAGAACCCCACCCGCTACCAGCCGCCCCGTCAGGTGCGCTTCGGTATCCGGTACACGTTCTAA
- a CDS encoding energy transducer TonB has translation MFDSVLDRGQGPKPKFGVGATISVILHVGLFGLALWLSTRPPPVEEKEIEVTLKATMAPPPPPPPPPPPAASSKPKTQQKKPKKPDQIVQPKEVPKEVPPEVEPTEEPQEEATEEEVEGGVEGGVAGGVVGGVVGGVIGGVVGGQLGGTGTDVLPFGAGMTRPEKISGPQPEYTREALEARVAGTMIVKCVVTVEGRVERCRIIKPLPHMDKAVMDALTSSRYKPVTFQGRPVQVDYTFTLNFKLPR, from the coding sequence ATGTTCGATTCAGTCCTTGACCGTGGTCAGGGGCCCAAGCCCAAGTTCGGCGTTGGGGCCACCATCTCGGTCATCCTCCATGTGGGGCTCTTCGGCCTCGCGCTCTGGCTGTCGACGCGGCCGCCTCCCGTCGAAGAGAAGGAGATCGAGGTCACGCTGAAGGCCACCATGGCCCCGCCGCCTCCGCCTCCCCCGCCGCCTCCTCCGGCCGCGTCCTCCAAGCCGAAGACGCAGCAGAAGAAGCCGAAGAAGCCGGACCAGATCGTCCAGCCGAAGGAGGTCCCGAAGGAGGTTCCCCCGGAGGTCGAGCCGACCGAGGAGCCTCAGGAGGAGGCCACCGAGGAGGAGGTCGAGGGCGGGGTTGAAGGAGGCGTCGCCGGTGGTGTGGTGGGCGGCGTGGTGGGTGGTGTGATTGGTGGTGTGGTGGGCGGTCAGCTGGGCGGCACGGGCACGGACGTGCTGCCGTTCGGCGCGGGCATGACGCGTCCGGAGAAGATTTCCGGTCCGCAGCCAGAGTATACGCGCGAGGCGCTGGAGGCCCGCGTGGCGGGAACCATGATCGTCAAGTGCGTGGTCACCGTGGAAGGTCGGGTGGAGCGCTGCCGGATCATCAAGCCCCTGCCCCACATGGACAAGGCCGTCATGGACGCCCTGACGTCGTCACGTTACAAGCCGGTCACCTTCCAGGGTCGCCCGGTCCAGGTGGACTACACCTTCACGCTGAACTTCAAGCTGCCGCGCTGA
- a CDS encoding MotA/TolQ/ExbB proton channel family protein — MQFTLADIWAHTGLFARCIIFTLAIMSVASLVVMAERMLVFRKTRADSRNFAAKMGAILAKGDLSTAANTNLGKDVGHLGRVINSGLTAYRISPNNKDVAVESVARALERQAQREVQSMKRGLGLLATVGSTAPFVGLLGTTMGIVNAFQLMAAAGSGGLGTISAGIAEALITTAFGLLVAIPAVMAYNFLQGWVDARSVDISESSNEFLDVVARHLGGGAHSSHAA; from the coding sequence ATGCAATTCACTCTCGCAGATATCTGGGCGCACACGGGCCTCTTTGCTCGTTGCATCATCTTTACCCTGGCCATCATGTCGGTGGCGTCGCTGGTCGTGATGGCGGAGCGGATGCTCGTCTTCCGCAAGACCCGCGCCGACAGCCGCAACTTCGCCGCGAAGATGGGGGCCATCCTGGCCAAGGGCGACCTGAGCACGGCCGCCAACACCAACCTGGGCAAGGACGTGGGCCACCTCGGCCGCGTGATCAACTCCGGCCTGACGGCGTACCGCATCAGCCCCAACAACAAGGACGTGGCGGTGGAGTCGGTGGCGCGCGCGCTCGAGCGCCAGGCTCAGCGTGAGGTGCAGAGCATGAAGCGCGGCCTCGGCCTGCTGGCGACGGTCGGCTCCACGGCGCCGTTCGTGGGTCTGCTCGGCACGACGATGGGTATCGTCAACGCGTTCCAGCTGATGGCGGCCGCCGGCTCCGGTGGTCTGGGCACCATCTCCGCCGGTATCGCCGAGGCGCTCATCACCACGGCGTTCGGCCTGCTGGTGGCCATCCCCGCGGTGATGGCCTACAACTTCCTGCAGGGCTGGGTGGACGCTCGCTCGGTGGACATCTCCGAGTCGTCCAACGAGTTCCTGGACGTCGTGGCCCGTCACCTGGGCGGCGGCGCGCACTCCTCGCACGCGGCCTGA
- a CDS encoding ExbD/TolR family protein, with protein sequence MGMSAGPKGGIKSDINVTPLVDVVLVLLIIFMVVTPMLQRGKSVELPKATEIEKEGGKDADPIVLSITPDKKVFVENDQVDDQALQAKLSEELAKDPGKKILLKGDNTLNVGDVRKVLDVARKSKAKQIALGVEEKK encoded by the coding sequence ATGGGAATGTCAGCAGGCCCCAAGGGGGGCATCAAGAGCGACATCAACGTCACGCCCCTGGTGGACGTGGTGCTGGTTCTCCTCATCATCTTCATGGTCGTCACCCCCATGCTCCAGCGCGGCAAGTCCGTGGAGCTGCCGAAGGCCACCGAAATCGAGAAGGAGGGGGGCAAAGACGCAGACCCCATCGTCCTCTCCATCACCCCGGACAAGAAGGTGTTCGTGGAGAATGATCAGGTGGACGACCAGGCACTCCAGGCCAAGCTGTCGGAGGAGCTGGCGAAGGACCCGGGCAAGAAGATCCTGCTCAAGGGTGACAACACGCTGAACGTCGGAGACGTGCGCAAGGTGCTGGACGTGGCCCGCAAGTCCAAGGCGAAGCAGATCGCGCTCGGCGTAGAGGAGAAGAAGTAA
- a CDS encoding ExbD/TolR family protein has product MAGRKQRQWVKPASQPNSEINVTPLVDVVLVLLIIFMVVTPLLEKDILVRVPDTEVEEEPQPPDPNDQQLVVQLDKDGGYSINTEKIQPADYINRLKRMLAAKKPDEKIVFFMADDATNYGRLIVALDGAKAAGAKVLGMATELPQNAVIQGTEVDTGTAPPAPAPAP; this is encoded by the coding sequence ATGGCCGGACGCAAGCAACGGCAGTGGGTGAAGCCCGCCTCCCAGCCGAACTCGGAGATCAACGTCACGCCGCTGGTCGACGTGGTGCTCGTGCTCCTCATCATCTTCATGGTGGTGACGCCGCTCCTGGAGAAGGACATCCTGGTGCGCGTGCCCGACACGGAGGTGGAGGAGGAGCCGCAGCCTCCGGATCCGAACGACCAGCAGCTGGTCGTGCAGCTGGACAAGGATGGCGGCTACTCCATCAACACGGAGAAGATCCAGCCGGCGGACTACATCAACCGCCTCAAGCGCATGCTGGCGGCCAAGAAGCCGGATGAGAAGATCGTCTTCTTCATGGCGGATGACGCCACCAACTACGGACGCCTCATCGTGGCGTTGGATGGCGCGAAGGCCGCCGGAGCGAAGGTGCTCGGCATGGCCACCGAGCTGCCGCAGAACGCGGTCATCCAGGGCACCGAGGTCGACACCGGCACGGCACCGCCCGCCCCCGCGCCCGCTCCCTGA
- a CDS encoding DUF2378 family protein: MADELLIFEQTIEALFLRALSGRLTPECKARLRQAGLDVEQKLRPAYPFDSWMNFLRITAEELFPGEPLEQGTWKLGEAYIEGFRETMLGRAVLSLLRVLGPRRALMRATQNFRAGNNYTESKLKELGPAQFELWMNEVGPYPSFTAGIIHAGLRVAGAQVIVIETSGYDGHACTYRINWSEASVSSGVAGSGDSKAAKRSGSIISL; this comes from the coding sequence ATGGCCGACGAGCTTCTCATCTTTGAGCAGACCATCGAAGCTCTCTTCCTGCGCGCGCTGAGCGGGCGGCTGACGCCCGAGTGCAAGGCGCGGCTTCGCCAGGCCGGCCTGGACGTGGAGCAGAAGCTCCGGCCGGCCTACCCCTTCGACTCCTGGATGAACTTCCTGCGCATCACCGCGGAGGAGCTCTTCCCCGGTGAGCCTCTGGAGCAGGGCACCTGGAAGCTGGGCGAGGCCTATATCGAAGGCTTCCGCGAGACGATGCTGGGGCGCGCCGTGCTGTCACTGCTGCGCGTGCTGGGCCCCCGGCGGGCGCTGATGCGCGCCACGCAGAACTTCCGCGCCGGCAACAACTACACGGAGTCCAAGCTGAAGGAGCTGGGCCCCGCGCAGTTCGAGCTGTGGATGAACGAGGTGGGCCCCTACCCCTCCTTCACCGCGGGCATCATCCACGCGGGGTTGCGGGTGGCCGGCGCGCAGGTCATCGTCATCGAGACGTCCGGCTACGACGGCCACGCCTGCACCTACCGCATCAACTGGAGCGAGGCCTCGGTCTCCTCGGGCGTGGCGGGCAGCGGGGACTCCAAGGCGGCCAAGAGGTCCGGGTCCATCATCTCCCTGTAG